The following proteins are co-located in the Microplitis demolitor isolate Queensland-Clemson2020A chromosome 5, iyMicDemo2.1a, whole genome shotgun sequence genome:
- the LOC128667809 gene encoding probable cyclin-dependent serine/threonine-protein kinase DDB_G0292550, whose translation NNNNNNNNNNNNNNNNNNNNNNNNNNNNNNNNNNNNNNNNNNNNNNNNNNNNNNNNNNNNNNNNNNNNNNNNNNNNNNNNNNNNNNNNNNNNNNNNNNNNNNNNNNNNNNNNNNNNNNNNNNNNNNNNNNNNNNNNNNNNNNNNNNNNNNNNNNNNNNNNNNNNNNNNNNNNNNNNNNNNNNNNNNNNNNNNNNNNNNNNNNNNNNNNNNNNNNNNNNNNNNNNNNNNNNNNNNNNNNNNNNNNNNNNNNNNNNNNNNNNNNNNNNNNNNNNNNNNNNNNNNNNNNNNNNNNNNNNNNNNNNNNNNNNNNNNNNNNNNNNNNNNNNNNNNNNNNNNNNNNNNNNNNNNNNNNNNNSNNNNNNNNNNNNNNNNNNNNNNNNNNNNSNNNNNNNNNNNNNNSNNNNNNNNNNNNNNSNNNNNNNNNSNNNNNNNNNNNNNNSNNNNNNNNNNNNNNSNNNNNNNNNSNNNNNNNNNNNNNNSNNNNNNNNNNNNNNNNNNNNNNNNNNNNNNNNNNNNNNNNNNNNNNN comes from the coding sequence aataataataataataataataataataataataataataataataataataataataataataataataataataataataataataataataataataataataataataataataataataataataataataataataataataataataataataataataataataataataataataataataataataataataataataataataataataataataataataataataataataataataataataataataataataataataataataataataataataataataataataataataataataataataataataataataataataataataataataataataataataataataataataataataataataataataataataataataataataataataataataataataataataataataataataataataataataataataataataataataataataataataataataataataataataataataataataataataataataataataataataataataataataataataataataataataataataataataataataataataataataataataataataataataataataataataataataataataataataataataataataataataataataataataataataataataataataataataataataataataataataataataataataataataataataataataataataataataataataataataataataataataataataataataataataataataataataataataataataataataataataataataataataataataataataataataataataataataataataataataataataataataataataataataataataataataataataataataataataataataataataataataataataataataataataataataataataataataataataataataataataataataataataataataataataataataataataataatagtaataataataataataataataataataataataataataataataataataataataataataataataataataataataatagtaataataataataataataataataataataataataataatagtaataataataataataataataataataataataataataatagtaataataataataataataataataatagtaataataataataataataataataataataataataataatagtaataataataataataataataataataataataataataatagtaataataataataataataataataatagtaataataataataataataataataataataataataataatagtaataataataataataataataataataataataataataataataataataataataataataataataataataataataataataataataataataataataataataataataataataataataataataataat